Within Geitlerinema sp. PCC 9228, the genomic segment CCAGGCCAGCATCAACCATGTGTTGGCCACCGAAGCCTTTAGCGAGTCTCCTGAAGTCCAAGTCTTCAACAAATATCATCCCAGTTTGGTCGCAGAGATGATGAGCTAGTTTGAACTGCCAGTCTAGACGGTAATTCGCAATATTTTCGTGCACTCGACCTATCCGCTTGATGAGTTTGAGCCAGTTTGTTGACCCCTTCTGTTTCCCTTTCACTGTTTCCCTTTCAGCTTGCGGTGTAGTCGATTGAAGAAACGAGGACGAGAAACCTGCTCACCATCAGAGGTGGATAGGAAATACTCGAGCCCGACCTCCCACCCCAGGAGGTGACCCGCAGGCGGGAGGTTGAGGTTGGGTACATCAACGTCAGCCTTGAGAGTCAGCATGACGTACCAGCCAGAATGTTTCTGCTTTTTGGATTCAGTTAACCCTTTCTTCTGGCGGTAGGAATCGGGATAGGGGGGGTCGGCTGGGATGATGTACTCCTTCTGGAGACTGCAAGCATTGACCGGGCACTTTCGACTGTCGATCCAGTCTTTGCGTTCCTCGACCGCGTGGTTATAGACCTGGCGGCAAGTCTCCAGCCAATTAAGCATCTGGAGTTCCAGTTCCAGATCTGGGTAAATTCGGTATGAGTAGGTCAATACAAGCATGTTGCCATTATAGCTTAGGAGAACTAGCAATGCTCCTAGAAATAGCGGGAAGAGTTTGGCGACTCCGTTCTACTCCATGGCTTCGGCTTTCATCTCGACCCTCGCCTTCGGCAGAGTGCGGGGCTTTCCGCCGAGTAAGCTAACTTGGAGGAAACTGGGGAACGGATTTCACAACCAATCAGTTCCCCCATCGCGGCTAGCGCAGTCATACCGCTGGCGGTGAACGTAGCCGAACTGCGTTTCCCGCTCGTTTTCTAATGGTTAGACGTTGACCACTTTTTTATCGGTATCGGCACCGGATGCAGTTTGGTGTTCCAACTTCTGGAACATGGCAAACAAGTGGTCTGCCCAATATTTCACGTCGTAGGTGGTGACGGTCTGGTACATGCTCTCCATGCTGGTTTTTTGTTCTTCTTCTGACATATCCAAAGCGCGATCGATGCTATGGTCCATACGATCCATAGAGTAGGGATTGGTCAAAATGGCTTCTGGCAGTTCCACGGCTGCCCCGACAAATTCGGAAAGTACCAGTGCCCCACCTTGTCCTTCGTGGGCAACGATGTATTCTTTAGCGACCAAATTCAAGCCGTCGCGTAAGGGGGTGGTCCAGCAAATATCGGCGGCGCGGTAGTAGCAAATTAAGTCTCTGTAGGGAACCGGTTGGGTAAACAGTAGCACCGGCATCCAGTCAAACCGGGCAAAGCGACCGTTGATTTTGCCCACCAACTGTTCGATTTGTTTTTGGGCATTTTTGTACACGCGCATGCCGGAAGCAGCGGAAACGCAGGTCATGACAAAGTGAATTTGGCCGTGCAGTTCTGGGCGACGTTCCAATAGGCGCTCGAAGGCTTCCAGCATTTCCCGGTTGCCTTTGACGTAGTCTACCCGTCCGGCGGCGATGATTAGCTTGCGTCCGTTGAGTTCGGAGCGAACTTCTTCCAAACGCTGTTGGGTTTCTGGTTTGTGCAGTTCGGTGAGGATTTGGTCGGCGTCGGTCCCTACGGGGAGGGCGTCGATGTTGACGATTTGGCCTTTGTACCGCAGTTGGGTAACCATTTCCGGTTCCGCCAGGGCGGTGCCTGTGGAGGTCAGGTGGTCGGGGACTGGTTGGGTTTTGAGGACTTCCACTTCTCGTAGGCTGCGGGCAACGTTGACGAAGTTTTCTGAGTAACGGGGAATGTGGAAACCGCAAATGTCGCAGCACAGCAAGCTGTCCACAATGGCTTCCCGCCAGGGCAAAATGTTGAAGATATCCACTGAGGGAAAGGGGGTGTGGTGGAAGAAGGCAATCCGGGCGTTGGGCTTGATTTCGCGGATGTATTGGGGCACCAACCACAGGTTGTAGTCATGGACCCAAATGAGGGCGTCTTCGGCGGCTTCTTCACAGGCGGCTTCTGCAAAGAGGCGGTTGATGGTTTTGAAGTTTTCCCAGTCGGAGGATTCGTAGGTAAAGTGGTAGGGGAAGGAATGCAGAATCGGCCAGAAGGCTTCTTTGGAGGTGATGTGGTAGAAATGCTTTACCTGTTCCGCACTTAGGGGGATGCGGCGTACGCTGTAGTTGGCATCTTCTACGTCCACGCTTTGTTGGAAGTTGTTTTGCTCTTTGCTGTTGACTTGTTTCCAAGCAATCCAGGTGCCTCGATTGACGCTGGCGAAAAAGCTGCGCAAGGTGGGCACGATGCCGTTGGGGCTTTGTTTGGCTTGAAAGCGAACTTGGCCGTTTTCGATGACTTCGTCGAAGGGTTGGCGGTGGTACAGAATAACTAAAGATGATTTCATAAGTTTGGCCTCGTAAATTGAGCTGCTTGGTGGCAATGGACTTGGCGATCGCTTGGGAACGTTGCGATCGCCGTTGTAATAACAGATGTTTTCAATCCGCTAGTATTGGGCGTTGGGCAAGGTTTCTTTGACAAAATACCGACAAATATCAACTGCAGTTTTTCCCAGAACACCACGAATATTATAGAACGAGCATACCAATTGCTCTGGCTTACAAACGTACGTTGTCTTTCTCCAACTGGTGCGGTCGGTTTGGGAGGACAAGCTTGACTCGGTTACCAAATTTGCCAGTACAAACCATTTAAGTTTGCCACTGTCTCCCCCCTAACCCCAGTACCAATAAGCTCAATAATCCTGAAAAGTCCAATAGAATTTTACACAGGTTAGGTTTATGCCTGACATTTGCGTGTTTAATCGAGCTAAAAATATCCGTGAGTCCATAAAAGTACGTACCAAGCGCTTGCGGCAGCTGGTTCGGATAGCCTCCCAGCTGGCGGTTGGCTGCAAGACCAACCACCACTTTTCCATTGCCGATGCTAGAAAATTCCCGTTGGCAGGATGGAACCCTGCTGTTCCCCATAGCAAAAACTACTAAGTACAGGTTGTCAAGAGTATAGCACAAGTTTGGCAACGTTTCTTTATAATTTTTCCACAATCGGTGCCTGGTGGAGGCTATCCCAAACAGCCATCAGGGCGGCAAACGTTGGCGATGCGGGACATAGGGAGGATTCAGGAGGACTGGCACCAGGGGGATTGGCCCCATTTTCTCTCCTGGGCGTGACCTTGACAAATTCCGAACAGCTCTGGTACGGTAGGGCGCTAAGCGATGTAGCGTGCATTTTGCCAGCCATTTTTGGGCTTTTCCCACTCCCTTGGTTTCTATGGCAAAGGGGCACAGCTGAGCCAGACGCGATCGCAATTGAATTTTCATGATTGCTGCTTGAATTTCCCAATCAATTGCACAGCGGCAGCAAGCCATCCAAGGGGGAAAGCGTTGCTCGAACCAGCCCAACGCTGCATCCAAGGTTTGTGTTTTGCCCCTTCAAAAAGGGCAGGGGTTCCAGATTTCCCAGAGGTTCCGGTGATTGTTGACACATCTCGTTCTATAGACCTAGTCGAACCAGCCACCCAGGAATTGCTCGACTGGGTCGTTGACCTAGAGAATTCCGATATTTCCTATTTTGAGCAAGTCCAGCAACTGGCGACCAAACTGGGGGCCCACTACCGCCGCGATGGACTGACGGAAGTTGGATTTTGGGCCCCCGAACTGAGCGCCCAACAAGCCATCAAACCACAAGAAATTTTTCTCGAAATCCTCACCCCCATTGAAAATATTGATTTCCGCGCGCCAGAGAGCGTGGTGTCTTTCCGCTGCAACCGCCTGCGCCTATGGCAGCACGGAGAATATTTATGGGGCGTCATCCGCGGTATGCGACCGGGAACCGCCAAACAAGCGGGTTCTTTGTATTGGCTGCGCTATTTAGACGCCCGCGATCGCTTGCACACCATCCGCGATCCCATGGCGTACTCCCTGCCATTTGGCATTTTTGCCCCCGCGGAACTATACGACATGGAAACCATGCAGGCGCAGCGCCCGGATTTGGATTATTTTCGCGACTATCCTCCCCGAAAAGGGGACGAAATCCCCCGGGTGGGCGCTCCCAAAAATATTTTGCAACTGCATGTAGGTACTGCTGCGGAAGATGGGACCCTGGAAAGCCTGGCAGCACTGTTCCGCCGCATCTCCGAAAAACTGGCCCGAGGCATGGAACTCACCCCTGCCGAAAAAAATTATATTGGCTACGACGCCGTACAGCTGCTGCCCATCGAACCCACCATCGAATACCGCAGCGAAGAAGCCAGCGAAGGAGAATTTTTCCACATCCTCAAAACCGGTTTGCACCAGGGAGAAGTCAAACTCGACATCCAGCTGCGCAAACCCAACACTCAAGACTGGGGATACGACATTCCCGTATTGGGTGCCTCCGCAGTCAACCCGGCTCTGTTGGGCAGCTTGCGCCCCCAAGAAATTGTGGATTTTGCCGCTGCCCTGCACAACTTTTCCACCGGTCCCATCCAACTCATTTACGATTTGGTCTACGGACATGCTGACAACCAATCTGAGGAACTGGTCAACCGCCGTTTCTTAAAAGGTCCAAATATGTACGGTCAGGACCTTAACCACCAGCTGCCCACGGTCCGGGCGATTTTGCTGGAAACCCAACGGCGTAAAATCAATACCGGTGCCGATGGTATTCGCGTGGATGGCGGTCAGGACTTTCGCTTTTTCAATCCGCTGACCGGTCGCGTGGAACAAGATGATGCCTATTTGCTGGCTATGAGCGATGTGGTGCAAGAAATTGGCGGATACCAGCGGTTGATGTTTACCATTTTTGAAGATGGGCGTCCCTGGCCGGAAGAAGGGTGGGAAGAAAAATCCACCTATTTAGATTTAATCGAACTCAAACCGGAATCCTACCAGTGGGGTCCGTTGATTTTTGCCCACAATACCCCAGCGCTGAATAAATTTTGGGATCAAAAATGGCGGCGGGTGTGCGAGGTGATCTACCGGGGGGCTCACTGGATTACCGGCTGTGCCAACCACGATACCGTGCGCCGGGGCAACCAAATCGATTTGGATGCGGATATTAACTGGCATTTGGGCAGTAGCTTACCCGAAGTGCTGCACAATGCCTACGACAACCAGGCGGTGACTCTGTGGGTGTACGGATTTAGTCCGGGATTGCCTATGGACTTTATCAATGCCACCAGCCGGGCACCGTGGATGTTTTTCCGCAATACCGACGAACGCTATGGGGTGAAGGTGGTTTCCGAGGAAATCGGCTTTTTATACTGGCAGGTTACTCCCCACATCTACCAAGATCCCAATAATTTCCCCCGTCTCAAAGAGTTGGGATTTGAAAGGTTGGAACAGGTACGGGAATTTGGCACGGCTTTGAGCAAAACCATGGTAGAGATGGAATATCACTTGCCGGATGTGGTCCGTGCCTGTCAGTCGTGTTTGGGAGAGTCTGCTCAAGCCTGCGAGCTTTCCTATTTGAGTGCTTTAAATCAACCGGGGATGGTGAATTTTTTGAAAGATTTGACCATTCGCAAGTTAAAAGATTTTGCCCGCCGGTTTATGGAAGATTGTTATGGCGTGTGCAATGTCTTCCGCTACCAAGAGGATTTAGATCCGGTCCAGGTAGATTTTAATTGCAGCTTGCGTCGGTTCCGCCACCAACATCCGTGGTTGGATGGCAATCTGACCGGTAGCGATCGCTTTAATAAATATAGCGATGAAGAACGTACCATTTATTATGGGGTTCGTAGCCATCCGGAAAATGCCAGCGAACAAGTGGCCATGGTTGCCCATATGGGTGGCGAACCGGGAGAAGTGTCTTTAGAAGACTGGCTGCAATTGGACCAATCTCAATGGCAAGTGGCGATCGCTTCTCCCAGTTTGCGCTCAAACAACCAGCTAGATGACTTGCGCCGCTTTCAATTGTGCGACAGCCAAGGCGTCTTGTTGGTTCGTAAGTAAGCCCAAAACCAGGGAAATGGATGGTCCCTTGCCCCAACCACCGTCGAGTCAAGAGAAACAACTGTGATAGCCCAAACAGAAAACTCCGTTACCTTAGTGGAAGCGGCTACCCAAGAACTACTCGATTGGGCGGCAGCCATCACCGAATCCGATCGCACCTATTTTGAAAAAGCCAAAGCCCTCGCCAGCCGTCTGGGAAGCCACTATCGTCGCGAAGATGGACTCACCGAAATTGGGTTTTGGACGCCGGAACTTACCGGCGAAGCCCTGGAAATGATGGAAGTACGTCTGGAAGTGCTAACCCCCCTCGATCCCATTGACTGGCGCTGTGGCACTTCCCAAGTGGTGCGCTTCCAACGCGATCGCGTGGCCTTGAAACCGCACCGAGAGTATCTTTGGGGCGTTTTATCGGGGATGCGACCTGGCAGCCGCGATCGGGCAGGTTCTTTTTATTGGCTGCGCTACCTAGACGCACAAAACCGCCCACAAACCGTACGGGATGTGGTGGCGACATCTCTGCCGTTCGGCATTTTTGCCCCGGCAGAATTGTACGATACGGCAAGCTTACAGGAAAATCGCGCGGATTTGGACTATTTAGCCACTTCCGGTTCCACTCAAGCGGAAAGCCACTCGCTGCCACGAACCCATCCGCCAAGCAATATTTTACAAATTTATCTGGGTACGGCTTCCGAGGCAGGAACAGTTGAGGGACTGACCAAGATTTACCAGCAAATTGCTACCAAACTACAAAACCAACAGGAACTAAACGCTGCCGAAACCAACTTTATTGGCTACGACGCCGTACAATTGCTGCCAGTGGAACCCACCATTGAATATGGTAGCGATCGCCATCAAGACGAAAACAGCGAAGAAAACGAAATTGATAGCGAATTCTTTACGTTTCTAACTCCTTCAGAAGCAGATCTGCCTTCCTCAGAAGACCTGGAACTGCTCGATGTTGCCACCGTACAGCTGCAACGTCCCAACACCCAAAACTGGGGCTTCGATGTGCCGATTTTGGGCGGATCGACCATCAATCCAGCATTTTTGGAAACCCTACGCCCCGATGAAATGGTGGATCTGATTGCCACCCTGCACAATTTCCCCACCGGTCCTATTCAAGTTATCTTTGATGTGGTCTTTAGCCACGCCGACGACCAAGCCGAACTGTGTCTCAATCGCCAGTTTTTAAAAGGAGGAAATTCCTACGGTCAGGAGTTGAACCACCAACTACCTACGGTACGGGCTATTTTCCAAGAAATCCTGCGGCGGAAGGTAAATTTTGGTATTGATGGTATTCGCCTCGATCGCGCCCACGAATATCAATTTTTCAACCCCCTCAGCGGTCGCATGGAACAAGACGATGCTTTCTTGCTGGAAATGAGCGATGTGGTGCAGGAGATTAACGGCTACCGACGCCATTTGTGTACCATTTTTGAAGATGCTCGCCCCTGGCCGGACGAAGGTTGGGAACAGGTGGCTACCTATCGGGATTTAATCGAACAAAAACCGGGGTCCTATCAGTGGAGTCCGCTGATTTTTGGGAACAATGCTCCCATGCTATATTCTTTCTGGCAAGAGTATGAAAAACGCATTGACGAAGTTATACACCATGGAGAACGTTGGGTGGTGGGTTGCGGCAACCACGACACCTTGCGACGAGCCCATCAAATCGATCCCGAAATTTCTACCGATATTGATTGGCATTTGGGAGATGACCTGCGGTCGGTGTTCCTCAATGCCTATGATAACCCAGCTGTTAATACCTGGCTGTACGCCTTTTCCCCGGGATTGCCTATGGACTTTCTCCATGCCACCATGCGATCGCCCTGGATGTTTTTCCGCAATACCGACCGCCGCTATGGGGTTTTGGTGGTATCGGAAGAAGTCGGATTTCTGTACTGGCATCTGACGCCCCAACTGTACGATGATGAAAAAGCATTTCCTCGGGTTAAATCTCTAGGATTCACCAAATTGACAGATTTGCGCAAGTTTTGCATGTCGCTGCGGCGGGGAGTTTTGGAACGGGAATATGACCTGGACGAAATTGTGGCGGCGTGCAAGCAATGCCTGGATCCGGACAACATGGATTGCGATTTGCCGTCGCTGGGTCCGTTGGAGGATGAGAATTCCATTGCATTCGTGCGGTATATCAACAGCGATCGCTTAAAAGAATTTGCCCGCCGGTTTTTAGAAGACGCCTACGAATTCTGCAACGTTTGGCGTTACGCCAACCAACTTGATTCAAAACAAACCCATTTTAATTTGCAACTGCGTAAGTTTCGCCAACAAAACCCTTGGTTGCAATATAACTTAAAAAGCCGCGATCGCTTTCATAGAGTCAGCGACGATCGGCGAATTGTGTTTTACGGCAAACGCCACAACCCCGACAATCCCCAGGAAGAAATTGTGATGCTGGCTCATATCTGGGGCGACCCCATGATGGTTTCCTTGGGAGATTGGTTGCAGTTGGACTTGTCAGAGTGGCAAAGCGCGATCGTTTCTCCTTCCCTGGCAGAAGATGATAGGTTGAAAGACCTCCGTTATTTGGAACTGCGCAATAGCGAAGCGCTGGTGTTGAAGGTGAAGTGATGCGGGGCATACCGAGGGGGCAACCACGGGGGGATTGCCCCGACAAGAATTGTGATTTTTGTATACCCGATCTCCCACGCCCGGTACCCCCCACAATCGATACCATCATTTTTAAGAAACATCACACGAAGCTCCCAAGCGATCGCAGAAGCTGGTATATCTAGAAAACCATCCCCAGCAAAAAACCTGTTTGCATTGAAGCTTTTATTGCTATGACTGCCAACCAAACCAAATATGTAATGGCGCTCGATTTGGGCACCACAGGCAATCGAGCCTTAATTTTTAATAGCAGCGGCAACGTCGTCGCACAAGTATATAAAGAATTTACCCAACACTATCCCAAACCCGGCTGGTTGGAACACGATCCCAACGAAATTTGGCAAGACACCCGCACCTGCATGCAGCAAGTTTTGCAGGAAAATAACATCAACGCCAACGAAATTGCCGCCATTGGCTTAACCGTGCAGCGGGAAACCTGCCTGTTGTGGGATAAAACCACCGGCATGCCCTTGCACAACGCCATCGTCTGGCAGGATCGGCGTACCGCCAACATGTGCCGCCAGCTCATCGAACAAGGCAAAGCCCCAGAAATCAACGAACGCACCGGCTTGGTGTTAGACGCCTACTTCTCCGCCACCAAACTGGCTTGGCTGTTGGATTGGGTTAAACGGGAAAATCCCAATATAAATTTAGACAACGTCATTGCCGGCACCATCGATAGCTGGATTTTGTGGAACTTAACCGGTCAGCAAGTTCATGCCACCGATGCCAGCAACGCCAGCCGCACCATGCTGATGAACATTTCCTCGCAGGAATGGGATAAACAACTGCTGGATTTGTTTGGCATTCCTGCCCACATGATGCCGCAAATTAAAAATAGCATTGGCTGGTTTGGCAAAACCGATCCTGCCCTGCTTGGCCTAGAAATCCCCATTACCGCCATTTTTGGCGACCAACAAGCTGCCCTCTTTGCCCACGGATGCGATCGCCCAGGTATGTTGAAATGTACCTATGGCACCGGTTGCTTTTTAATCTCCCAATCCGGCGAACAACTCACCCGTTCCGACAACCAACTCCTGTCTACCGTCGCTTGGACCCAAGCCGCCAACAGCCACAGCAGCAAAACAGTGAACTTCGCCCTAGAAGGCGCCATGTTTACCACCGGTGCCTGCATTCAGTGGTTGCGGGATGGCTTGCAACTAATTGACTCTGCCCCAGAAACCGAATTTTTATCCCAACAAGTGCAAGATACCAACGGCGTTTATTTCGTTCCTGCCTTAAGCGGTTTGGGTGCCCCCCACTGGGATATGAGCGCGCGCGGTGCCTTTTTGGGAATTACCGGTGGCGTCAAACGGGAACACATGGTGCGAGCAGTTTTAGAATCCATCGCCTACCAAGTCAAAGAAGTAGTTGTCGCCATGAACAAAGATGGGAACAACATCGAACTGTTAAAAGTCGATGGAGGCGCTTCTCAAAATAATTTCCTGATGCAATTTCAAGCCGACGTATTAGGAATTCCTGTAGAACGCCCTGCCATTCTTGATGCCACCGCTCAAGGAGCCGCCTTTGGTGCCGGATTGGGGATTGGTTTTTGGGATGATTATGCCAAATTGGTAAAAAATCGCCAAGTCGATCGCGTTTTTGAACCCGGTGCCGACACCGTCGTTGCCCAAACCAACTTTGAAAAATGGATTCAGGCAGTGGAACGGGCAAAAGATTGGATTGAGTAGGATGGGAGCGTGGGAGCGTACCGAGCGTGGGAGCTTGGGAGCGTGGGAGCTTGGGAGCGTGGGAGCGTGGGAGCTTGGGAGCTTGGGAGTGTGGGAGCTTGGGAGCGTGGGAGCTTGGGAGCTTGGGAGATATAATTGGTTGTTTTCTCCGATGCTCCGACGCCCCGATGCTCCGATGCTCCGACGCCCCGACGCCCCGATGCTCCGATGCTCCGACGCCCCGATGCTTCGATGCCCTCTCCCCATCCATACAATTGGCGGCTATCATAGGGGCAAACAACTGTTGCTTGCCGAACTTGGGGAAAACCGTATGGCGATCGCATCTTTATCCTTAGAAGAACTGCTAGAACTGGTTAGCCATGACAAACTAGAACAACTGCTGCGGGAATCAGCCGCCGCTGCTGCCTCCCAAGGCAACTGGAGCAAAGTGCAAAAAATTGCCGAATTTGTCACCAACCAGTTGCAACCCGCCCCGAGCGAAGTTGAAGGGGCAGAAACCCAGCAAAACAGCCAATTGGTGACGCAATCCGGTCAAACCACCGATTCCACACCCAACGGGTCAGTAGAAATGAATTTTAGTGCCAGTACCTTCGGTCGCGAACCAGATGTTATAACCGGTGACGAAGGGTAATAAAGGCATCGAATGGGGTCAAGGCAAACAGCTAGCCTGCGGCGATCGAAGTCGAACCGCAATTGGTCAAAACGATACATAGGGGTAGGGGCGCAACGCGTTGTGCCCCCGTGCCTGCCCCCCGGGAAATGAAACTTTCTCCCAACCATCGAGGGACGTTATGAAGCGAATTCTAGCAAAAACTTGGAAGTGGTTTTTCTTGGGCTTGTTTGCCGCTTGGGCGATCGCAGCTTGCTCCAACCAACAGCAAGCCACCCAGCAACAGCCATCCTCCATCATGGTGGAAGACCCATTACCACAAATTGAAAAACTTGCCAAGCCCTCCCTACCCGCTTGGATCGAAGAAATTCATCCCGTGGGGCAGGCAGAACCCCTTTCTCAAATTCGCATTCGTTTCCAAGACCCCCTCATTCCTGTAGAAGCCTTAGACGCCGACACCACCCAGGACAAATTAAAACATTTTGAAATTTCTCCGGACCTGCCCGGCAGATTTCGGTTTTTAACCCCCAAAATGGTGGGATTTCAAGCCGATCGCGCCTTGCCCAACGCCAGCCGAGTGCGAGTAACCATCAAATCTGGTTTAAGCGACTTGCAAGATCGGACCCTCAACCAAGATTTGGCGTGGACCTTTGAAACCAATCCCATCCAACTAACCAACTTACCCAGCATCAAACCCAACCCTTATTCCGAACCACAATTTATCGACCTAGAACCCAAACTAGAATTTACTTCCAACGTCGAACTTGACCAAAAATCCCTACAAAAACACGCCCAACTCGTATCAATCAAAGACGATACAATTATTTCCCTAAACGCTTCCCTCCTCACCAAAGACAATCCCAGACAAAATTTAACCCCGCAAGAGAAATTCGATCCTTCCAAACTGCGCTGGCGATATCAACTAGAACCCAAACAAAAATTACAAAAAGGCACCGAATATCGCTTAGAATTTACCAGTGGTTTGGAACCCAAAATTGGCAATTTAGCCAGCCAAACCAAATTTACTTCCAACGTCAAAACTTACGAACAATTGGCGTTTGAAGAATTGCAGTATTTCGGACAACCCAACGCTGGCGGTGCCTACGGTCGCTTTCAAAAAGGCGGGGCAGAGCTCAAATTTAACAATGGATTGGCAGCCGAATCGGCAGAAAAACACATTCGCGTTACCAACAACCAACAAAAACGTAGGGGCAGTGCCCCCGTGCCTGCCCCCAGTGCCCCCGTGCCTGCCCTGACGGGAAGCGAAGATTTGCCCCTAGTGCGCGCTTATCAAAATAGCGATACGGTGGAAATCAATCCTTGGGCATTGGAACCAGCCACCAGCTATACCATTACTGTCGAAAAAGGGTTAAAAGACCGCTACGGGCAAACCTTAGAAGAAGATGTAGAAATTGAATACAGTACCGGCGATTTGGCTGCCGATATTTGGGCACCTTCAGGAACCAATATTTTCCCCGCCGCCGAAGATTTGCAGCTCAATATTTTTGCGACGAATTTGCCCCGTTCCCAATATCAAGCTGCCTATCAAGTGGTACAGCCAGAGGATTTAATCTTTACCGATAGTGCCTATCCTCAAGGTGAACAAAAGGATTTATTACCGCAAAAGCAAAACTGGTCTACATTTGACATTCAGCAACAGAAAAACGAAAAGAGCAGCATCACCGTTCCCATAAAAGAACAATTGGGCGGCGATACAGGAATGTTGGCATATGGCGTGACCGCGCGTACCAATCAATACGAAACGGAAGATGGCGGCAAACGCTGGCGAGAACCCGATTTTTATGGTTTGGTACAGCTAACCAATTTGGGGGTGTGGGCACAGGTCTTCCCCGAGTCTAGCTTGGTGCGGGTTCATCATTTGGACGATGGGTCGCCTGTTGCCAATGCTGCGGTGGAAGTATATCCGTCGAAACTGTTTGCCGGGCGGCGTTCGGAACAACAACGTCTGCAGCCGGAAGTTTGTGCTGAAGGAACCACCGATAGTACGGGAACGCTGAAACTTGACCAAGAAGCGTTGTCTGGCTGTATGCCCCAGGGGCGTTTTGACGAAGCGCCGGAGTTGCTTTTTGTAGCCAGAGAAAACCAAGATTGGGCGTACGCGCGGATACAATCCTACAGCGGTGCCTACGGTTATGGTGCCAATTTGGAATGGAACGAGGGATCCCCCCAGTCGCGGGGTACGATTTTCAGCGATCGCAAGTTGTATCAACCCGGCGAAACCGCCCATTTTACCGGCGTGGCGGCTTATTTAGACGATGGCGAACTGGCGTTGGATAAAAACACTCGCTATACCGTAACTCTACAAGACCGCGAAGGCAATAAAGAGGAACTGGGCAGCTATACCACCAACGATTTGGGTACGTTTTCGGTAGACTTGCCCATTGCTGAAGACCGGTCGTTGAGTTTCTATACGTTGCAAGCGCGTTCTCAACGGGGTGTGGAAATTAGCGGCGAGTTCCGGGTTACTGAGTTGAATCCCCCCAATTTTAAAGTAGATGTGGCTGTAGATTCGGACTATGTGCAATTTGGCGATACTTTAACTGCCCAAGTAAATAGCGAATATTTATTCGGGGCACCGGTTGCTGAAGGCAATGCCACTTACTACGTCACTCGTTCCCAGAAGTCATTGCAACCAGACCAATGGGAAGAGTTCCAGTTTGGTCGTCAGTGGTTTTTCCCGGAAGAAAGCCCCACCGTTGACAGCCAAGTATTGGAAAAACAGGCGGTTCTAAACGAATCGGGTGAGGGTTCGTTTGAGGTGAAGGTAGACGAAGATTTGCCCTATCCCATGCAGTATCGCCTGGAAGCGGAGGTGAGCGATGTTTCCAACCTGTCGGTGGCGAACTCGCAGACGGTGACAGTGTTGCCCAGCGATCGCATGATTGGTTTGCGCAGCAATTTTGTCGCCGATGCCCAA encodes:
- the gghA gene encoding glucosylglycerol hydrolase, translated to MIVDTSRSIDLVEPATQELLDWVVDLENSDISYFEQVQQLATKLGAHYRRDGLTEVGFWAPELSAQQAIKPQEIFLEILTPIENIDFRAPESVVSFRCNRLRLWQHGEYLWGVIRGMRPGTAKQAGSLYWLRYLDARDRLHTIRDPMAYSLPFGIFAPAELYDMETMQAQRPDLDYFRDYPPRKGDEIPRVGAPKNILQLHVGTAAEDGTLESLAALFRRISEKLARGMELTPAEKNYIGYDAVQLLPIEPTIEYRSEEASEGEFFHILKTGLHQGEVKLDIQLRKPNTQDWGYDIPVLGASAVNPALLGSLRPQEIVDFAAALHNFSTGPIQLIYDLVYGHADNQSEELVNRRFLKGPNMYGQDLNHQLPTVRAILLETQRRKINTGADGIRVDGGQDFRFFNPLTGRVEQDDAYLLAMSDVVQEIGGYQRLMFTIFEDGRPWPEEGWEEKSTYLDLIELKPESYQWGPLIFAHNTPALNKFWDQKWRRVCEVIYRGAHWITGCANHDTVRRGNQIDLDADINWHLGSSLPEVLHNAYDNQAVTLWVYGFSPGLPMDFINATSRAPWMFFRNTDERYGVKVVSEEIGFLYWQVTPHIYQDPNNFPRLKELGFERLEQVREFGTALSKTMVEMEYHLPDVVRACQSCLGESAQACELSYLSALNQPGMVNFLKDLTIRKLKDFARRFMEDCYGVCNVFRYQEDLDPVQVDFNCSLRRFRHQHPWLDGNLTGSDRFNKYSDEERTIYYGVRSHPENASEQVAMVAHMGGEPGEVSLEDWLQLDQSQWQVAIASPSLRSNNQLDDLRRFQLCDSQGVLLVRK
- the gghA gene encoding glucosylglycerol hydrolase, which codes for MIAQTENSVTLVEAATQELLDWAAAITESDRTYFEKAKALASRLGSHYRREDGLTEIGFWTPELTGEALEMMEVRLEVLTPLDPIDWRCGTSQVVRFQRDRVALKPHREYLWGVLSGMRPGSRDRAGSFYWLRYLDAQNRPQTVRDVVATSLPFGIFAPAELYDTASLQENRADLDYLATSGSTQAESHSLPRTHPPSNILQIYLGTASEAGTVEGLTKIYQQIATKLQNQQELNAAETNFIGYDAVQLLPVEPTIEYGSDRHQDENSEENEIDSEFFTFLTPSEADLPSSEDLELLDVATVQLQRPNTQNWGFDVPILGGSTINPAFLETLRPDEMVDLIATLHNFPTGPIQVIFDVVFSHADDQAELCLNRQFLKGGNSYGQELNHQLPTVRAIFQEILRRKVNFGIDGIRLDRAHEYQFFNPLSGRMEQDDAFLLEMSDVVQEINGYRRHLCTIFEDARPWPDEGWEQVATYRDLIEQKPGSYQWSPLIFGNNAPMLYSFWQEYEKRIDEVIHHGERWVVGCGNHDTLRRAHQIDPEISTDIDWHLGDDLRSVFLNAYDNPAVNTWLYAFSPGLPMDFLHATMRSPWMFFRNTDRRYGVLVVSEEVGFLYWHLTPQLYDDEKAFPRVKSLGFTKLTDLRKFCMSLRRGVLEREYDLDEIVAACKQCLDPDNMDCDLPSLGPLEDENSIAFVRYINSDRLKEFARRFLEDAYEFCNVWRYANQLDSKQTHFNLQLRKFRQQNPWLQYNLKSRDRFHRVSDDRRIVFYGKRHNPDNPQEEIVMLAHIWGDPMMVSLGDWLQLDLSEWQSAIVSPSLAEDDRLKDLRYLELRNSEALVLKVK
- the glpK gene encoding glycerol kinase GlpK yields the protein MTANQTKYVMALDLGTTGNRALIFNSSGNVVAQVYKEFTQHYPKPGWLEHDPNEIWQDTRTCMQQVLQENNINANEIAAIGLTVQRETCLLWDKTTGMPLHNAIVWQDRRTANMCRQLIEQGKAPEINERTGLVLDAYFSATKLAWLLDWVKRENPNINLDNVIAGTIDSWILWNLTGQQVHATDASNASRTMLMNISSQEWDKQLLDLFGIPAHMMPQIKNSIGWFGKTDPALLGLEIPITAIFGDQQAALFAHGCDRPGMLKCTYGTGCFLISQSGEQLTRSDNQLLSTVAWTQAANSHSSKTVNFALEGAMFTTGACIQWLRDGLQLIDSAPETEFLSQQVQDTNGVYFVPALSGLGAPHWDMSARGAFLGITGGVKREHMVRAVLESIAYQVKEVVVAMNKDGNNIELLKVDGGASQNNFLMQFQADVLGIPVERPAILDATAQGAAFGAGLGIGFWDDYAKLVKNRQVDRVFEPGADTVVAQTNFEKWIQAVERAKDWIE